The genomic region ATTGATCACGAATTCAAATCCGGTATCTACCTGGGCTCAAATATTACAACTGTTAATCTTTCCGACTTTGGATTTGAAAATCGTTCTAATTTGGAATTCCGTCCTTACTTAGGTTGGACCTATAAGGTATCTGACAACTGGCGATTAAATGCTGAATGGACACGCTATATTTTTAATGGAAAAATATTCGATCAAAAGGCCGATTATAACGAATTTTATATCTCAGGACATTTTCGTGACTTACTGACATCCAATTTATTTTTTTCTGAAAATAGCTATCAGCAAAATCACCCGGCATTCGGATATGAGATTATCGGACGTTACTCAATTACTAATTCAATCCAGATATCCAGTACCTTAGGCTATAATAATCAGAAAAAAATACTGCAATATAATTATCTTTACTGGACTACCGGATTAACTTGGTATTTTGCCCGCAATATCGGTGTAGACGCTCGTTATTATGGAGCCACACATACTGCAACAAAGTATTATGCGCCCTCATCGCCACATTGGGAGTTTCATCCACATGCCGTCGATGATCGTATATTATTCTCCTTTACCGTAGGATATTAATTTTTCAAAATTACCTACCAAAATGAACCTTTTATTCAATATAAGTAATAAACGGGTAAATTTTAGTTGGCGCTGATATCAGTACAATAAATTTAATAAATAAACATGCGGAAATACCCGACTTAAAAATGATGCAAAAACCCTTTAGCTCGCTAGAACAACAGGCTAAGGAACGGCATTTGATCGCAGAAGCCGCGGCTGGCAATGGAAAAGCTTTCGAACAACTTTATCAGCTCTATTTTAATCGGCTATATCAATTTATTTTTCGTGTTAACAGGCACCATGATTGTATTGAAGAAATTATCAATGATGTAATGTATGTGGTTTGGGAAAAGGCCGCCACTTATGATCAAACGTGTCGCCCGTCCACATGGATTTTAGGTATCGCATATTTAAAATCATTAAAAAACGCCAAGCAGAATACAAAAAGAGAGGATGAGTCAGTTGAGTTTAATGATGAGCTGGATTATTTCCCTGACCGAAGAGCCCACTGGGTCTCGCAATTAGAAGACAGCAATTGGCTTGAAGCCGCGCTTGAAAAGCTATCGGCAGAACAACGTGCTGTTGTGGAAATGACATATTTTCAAGGATTGCACTACAGTGAAATTTCAGAAATTATGCAATGTCCGGAAAATACAGTAAAAACCAGAATGTTTCATGCACGCAAAATTTTAGCTAAATTTTTTCTAGAGCTTAATAGCAGGAGTTAACGGATGGTATCCACGCAGATCAAAATGACCAGTCAAAGTGAACATCAAAAGGCCTGGAATCTTTTGCCTTGGTATATCAACCGATCGTTAGATCCTGTTGAACATGCGATTGTAAAAAATCATGTTAAGACCTGCATTACATGTAGAATTGAATTAAATCAACAAGAGCGACTGTTCAGGGATATACAGCAAACTGATCTGCTACAACAAGTAGCACAAGCTTCTTTTGCCCAATTGAAAAAACGGATTGAAACACAACCAGAAGCTTATATTCCGAGCAAACACACTGTTTTAAATAAAAATTTAATATTTTTTCCATTCCAAATTCGGTTTCTTAGTTTTGTAAAATACGCTGCCTTAGCAGCTAGCTTGCTATTCCTGGCAGCACCGTTCATGCTTAGTTCTTTGACTGTACAGCCTGAAATAGAAGGTGCATACAGAACACTAGCCAGCTCAACTGAAAGCGTAAACAATACAAATAGCGTCGTTAGGATTGTTTTCGCAGATCACCCTGATTCAGAGCAAATTGACGCCGTAGTGCACAGCGTTTCAGGGCATATCATTAAAGGGCCTTCTCCAAATGGCGTTTACGAAGTTCGAATTGGCGATCATCAAACAGACTCTCAACAAATAAATGAAGCAATTTTTCGTTTGCGAGAGCATTCATCTGTTATATTTGCTGAGCTGGCTCAAGGATTATCGGTGTCTGAATAAGTTCATACTTTGATGTTAAATAGCCATATTAAAATCTTTCTGGGTATTGCCTTATTGTTAATGGCAATGGTTGTTGCTTTTTCGGTAAAAGCCGGGCGGGATTTATTTATCGATCCTGAAGTTTATGATAGCAAACAAACAAATCGCATCATATTAGTAACTTACACTGATATGCACATCAACAGTATCCCCATTGGGATGTCCAATCTAACCTATCGTCAAAGAGGCAGTTATAGCAGTTCAACCTGGAGCAAAAGAATAGCATCCAATATTGGAGATGACTACAAGTTAAAAATTCTTTCCCAATGGTCAATCAGTGAGATTGGTGAGCATTGTGTAGTATATGCAATTGATGAGGATCGTTCTATTGATGAGGTCATTAATGCGTTAACCAAAGATCATCGCATCAGTAGCGTTCAAACAATGAGCACATTTCAGGTTATGGCAAATGGTGAATACACTGATCCTTATTACCGCCTGCAAGTCAACATTCAATCAATGAATATCAATGAAATACATAAGCGGACTACCGGCAAAAATGTAACTATCGCAATCATTGATACCGGTGTGGATACGAGACATCCTGACTTGGAAGGTCAGATTCAGCACAGTAAGAATTTTGTTGCACAAAAACAACTGGAACAACAACCATCTAGCGAACTTCATGGTACAGCAGTTGCTGGGGTTATTGCAGCCAAAGCGAATAATGGGGAAGGCATAGTCGGTATTGCTCCGGATAGCAATGTAATCGCACTAAAAGCTTGTTGGGAAGTTAAAGCGGGTAGCCTTGAAGCCATCTGCAATAGCTTTACATTAGCA from Nitrosomonas ureae harbors:
- a CDS encoding TorF family putative porin; translation: MRLTHLENIVLGLVLWLTNPLSCYAQLSGSITGTTDYFWRGYSKSDGKPAAQANIDHEFKSGIYLGSNITTVNLSDFGFENRSNLEFRPYLGWTYKVSDNWRLNAEWTRYIFNGKIFDQKADYNEFYISGHFRDLLTSNLFFSENSYQQNHPAFGYEIIGRYSITNSIQISSTLGYNNQKKILQYNYLYWTTGLTWYFARNIGVDARYYGATHTATKYYAPSSPHWEFHPHAVDDRILFSFTVGY
- a CDS encoding zf-HC2 domain-containing protein, producing MTSQSEHQKAWNLLPWYINRSLDPVEHAIVKNHVKTCITCRIELNQQERLFRDIQQTDLLQQVAQASFAQLKKRIETQPEAYIPSKHTVLNKNLIFFPFQIRFLSFVKYAALAASLLFLAAPFMLSSLTVQPEIEGAYRTLASSTESVNNTNSVVRIVFADHPDSEQIDAVVHSVSGHIIKGPSPNGVYEVRIGDHQTDSQQINEAIFRLREHSSVIFAELAQGLSVSE
- a CDS encoding S8 family peptidase; this encodes MLNSHIKIFLGIALLLMAMVVAFSVKAGRDLFIDPEVYDSKQTNRIILVTYTDMHINSIPIGMSNLTYRQRGSYSSSTWSKRIASNIGDDYKLKILSQWSISEIGEHCVVYAIDEDRSIDEVINALTKDHRISSVQTMSTFQVMANGEYTDPYYRLQVNIQSMNINEIHKRTTGKNVTIAIIDTGVDTRHPDLEGQIQHSKNFVAQKQLEQQPSSELHGTAVAGVIAAKANNGEGIVGIAPDSNVIALKACWEVKAGSLEAICNSFTLALAINTAIEMEADILNLSLTGPYDPLLARLIEKAIQRGIIIIASKADKDDEESGFPAQQPGVIGVSSINANNIMQSLYEDHLLTVYAPGEEILTTLPKGTYDFVSGNSLATAHVSGLTALLLQLKRDLTNHQLFNLLVKANEPSFHKIFRNRQLNNAVKLTLKSEKQSRNRVN
- a CDS encoding RNA polymerase sigma factor, whose amino-acid sequence is MMQKPFSSLEQQAKERHLIAEAAAGNGKAFEQLYQLYFNRLYQFIFRVNRHHDCIEEIINDVMYVVWEKAATYDQTCRPSTWILGIAYLKSLKNAKQNTKREDESVEFNDELDYFPDRRAHWVSQLEDSNWLEAALEKLSAEQRAVVEMTYFQGLHYSEISEIMQCPENTVKTRMFHARKILAKFFLELNSRS